A DNA window from Planctomycetaceae bacterium contains the following coding sequences:
- a CDS encoding sigma-70 family RNA polymerase sigma factor produces the protein MKRHSDSKTVPAPRPDADGAAIDPERWVDDYGDYLYRYAVNRLRDSGAAEEVVQETFLAGIRFQDRFTGKGAERAWLLGILKRKIVDHIRKRHRFDREAAYDESSDPSEKLFDQKGNWKAGAFPTMTPDQQVESREIWEVVRQCLDQLPKGQADVFTLSAMEGMDTDQICKELDITPSNLWVRLHRARLALAGCVGSKWFQEEGVPQHVK, from the coding sequence GTGAAACGCCACTCTGACAGCAAGACCGTTCCCGCGCCGCGTCCGGACGCTGACGGTGCTGCGATCGACCCGGAACGCTGGGTCGACGACTATGGCGACTATCTATATCGCTATGCAGTCAATCGGCTGCGAGACAGCGGGGCCGCTGAGGAAGTCGTTCAGGAAACCTTCCTTGCCGGAATCCGCTTCCAGGACCGCTTCACCGGCAAGGGCGCGGAGCGTGCGTGGCTGCTGGGAATCCTGAAGCGGAAAATCGTCGACCACATTCGCAAACGCCATCGTTTTGACCGTGAAGCGGCCTACGATGAAAGCAGCGATCCGTCAGAAAAGCTGTTCGATCAAAAGGGAAACTGGAAAGCCGGAGCGTTCCCGACCATGACTCCCGACCAGCAGGTCGAGTCACGGGAAATCTGGGAAGTGGTTCGTCAGTGCCTTGACCAGTTGCCCAAGGGCCAGGCCGACGTGTTCACGCTGAGCGCCATGGAAGGCATGGATACGGATCAGATCTGTAAGGAACTGGACATCACACCGTCCAACCTGTGGGTGCGGCTGCATCGCGCCAGGCTGGCACTGGCCGGATGCGTCGGCTCGAAATGGTTTCAAGAGGAAGGGGTTCCTCAACATGTCAAATGA
- a CDS encoding serine/threonine-protein kinase, with amino-acid sequence MSNDGDDSDQAFSRLVSQSFSGRLTPYQQQKMRDQLERSSETRAFAKISSLIQDSVSDIAEKSLAGVADVGPGLSQEAKARLRDSVRRAQQSRSQAMAGTAVPEDTADHLPVDPLGRTLAGTHDMSEDAGSRRTSSQFTLQRKLGAGGLGTVWLARDERLKRMVALKEIHPDAAESPRSWERFLREAEITGHLEHPNIVPLYQFGTDQDTGQPFYAMRFVGKRTLVDAIEEYHDRRESGHDVAVDLQKLLIAFIGVCQAIAYAHSRGIIHRDLKPENVALDNFGQVVVLDWGLARVSSDYDAESVISGSRVAADIGPGQTMAGEVIGTPLYMAPEQAAGHQEKVDHRTDVYGLGAILFAMLTGRAPHEKSSVGSNGVRPVAELLQVIAESASPRPRDYFSGIPLGLDAIVAKAMEFKQHSRFQSAMELAEAVERWMAGRSERRRQYANARGEGRELRTSMQNFVRDLERNARFMASLPPIQGIVNNKLGRDEEDISIWRERLAVIFRGLLRTNCDFCSVSLCEVSGDQFQEVVRVDRQKTDMSNVRTIPASRLTSGPMTDCFRSVMNGAIDEVRVFLTSRCSTPSSTSAGFLIAGIPVFDEATEEPFGFVIVEAGLVRLTENLIRNRLRSTEKVFVLNNNCGVLVQMDRDGTRVTENDGKSMNSVCSSWSTVLPVLKERGEFQDEQDFSVYATRVDIVPGEESLALVLWLGKE; translated from the coding sequence ATGTCAAATGACGGCGATGACAGCGACCAGGCTTTCTCGCGACTGGTTTCCCAGTCGTTTTCCGGCCGGCTGACTCCGTACCAGCAACAGAAGATGCGAGACCAACTGGAACGCAGCAGCGAGACTCGCGCGTTTGCGAAGATCTCCTCGCTGATTCAGGACTCCGTTTCGGACATTGCGGAAAAGTCGCTGGCCGGAGTCGCGGACGTCGGGCCGGGGCTGTCTCAGGAGGCCAAAGCCCGGTTGAGAGATTCCGTCCGCCGCGCGCAGCAAAGCCGCAGCCAGGCGATGGCCGGAACTGCCGTGCCGGAAGATACCGCCGACCATTTGCCGGTTGATCCGCTGGGACGAACGCTGGCCGGAACGCACGACATGTCCGAAGACGCGGGCAGCCGTCGCACGTCATCGCAGTTTACTCTGCAGCGGAAACTGGGAGCCGGCGGCCTGGGAACCGTCTGGCTGGCTCGCGACGAACGCCTGAAGCGCATGGTCGCGCTGAAGGAAATTCATCCGGATGCCGCCGAATCGCCGCGGTCCTGGGAACGATTTCTTCGTGAAGCCGAAATCACCGGCCACCTGGAACACCCCAACATCGTTCCGCTGTACCAGTTCGGCACCGATCAGGACACCGGGCAGCCGTTTTACGCGATGCGGTTCGTAGGGAAACGCACACTGGTCGACGCAATCGAAGAATACCACGACCGGCGCGAATCCGGCCACGACGTGGCCGTGGATCTGCAGAAGCTGCTGATCGCGTTCATCGGTGTCTGCCAGGCAATCGCCTACGCTCATTCACGAGGCATCATTCATCGCGATCTGAAACCTGAAAACGTCGCGCTGGATAACTTCGGTCAGGTCGTTGTGCTCGACTGGGGACTGGCGCGAGTGTCATCGGACTATGACGCCGAAAGCGTTATTTCCGGAAGCCGCGTCGCAGCGGACATCGGGCCGGGGCAGACGATGGCCGGCGAAGTGATCGGTACGCCACTGTATATGGCTCCGGAACAGGCTGCCGGCCATCAGGAAAAAGTTGATCACCGCACCGACGTGTACGGTCTGGGAGCAATCCTGTTCGCGATGCTGACCGGCAGAGCTCCCCACGAAAAGAGCAGCGTCGGCAGCAACGGCGTCCGGCCGGTGGCGGAACTGCTGCAGGTGATTGCCGAGTCCGCGTCGCCGAGACCGCGAGACTACTTTTCCGGCATTCCGCTTGGCCTGGACGCGATCGTCGCGAAGGCCATGGAATTCAAACAGCACTCGCGCTTCCAAAGCGCTATGGAGCTGGCCGAAGCCGTGGAACGCTGGATGGCCGGTCGCAGCGAACGCCGCCGGCAATACGCGAACGCTCGCGGCGAAGGCCGCGAACTGCGCACCAGCATGCAGAACTTTGTCCGCGACCTGGAACGCAACGCCCGCTTCATGGCCAGCCTGCCGCCGATTCAGGGCATCGTGAACAACAAACTCGGCCGCGATGAAGAAGATATCAGCATCTGGCGCGAACGGCTGGCGGTGATCTTTCGAGGTCTGCTGCGAACCAACTGTGACTTCTGCTCCGTGTCACTGTGCGAAGTCAGCGGGGATCAGTTTCAGGAAGTCGTGCGCGTCGACCGGCAGAAAACGGATATGTCAAACGTCCGGACAATTCCCGCAAGCCGGCTGACGTCCGGCCCGATGACGGACTGCTTCCGGTCGGTGATGAACGGCGCGATCGACGAAGTCCGCGTGTTCCTGACGTCACGCTGCTCCACACCGTCATCGACGTCCGCCGGATTTCTGATCGCCGGCATTCCCGTGTTCGATGAGGCAACGGAAGAACCCTTCGGGTTCGTCATCGTCGAAGCCGGGCTGGTGCGGCTGACGGAAAACCTGATCCGCAACCGCCTGCGTTCGACGGAGAAAGTCTTCGTGCTGAACAACAACTGCGGCGTGCTGGTACAGATGGACCGCGACGGAACACGCGTCACCGAAAACGACGGCAAGTCCATGAATTCCGTATGCTCAAGCTGGAGCACCGTCCTGCCCGTTCTGAAGGAACGCGGTGAGTTTCAGGACGAACAGGACTTCTCCGTCTACGCCACTCGAGTCGACATCGTGCCCGGTGAAGAATCACTGGCACTGGTCCTGTGGCTCGGCAAAGAATAG